The Gordonibacter urolithinfaciens genome contains a region encoding:
- the pyrH gene encoding UMP kinase produces MAEDRAKAEENVEELEKWARVRERGYAYPRVLLKLSGEALAGDVGYGIDPKVVDALADEIADIVEDEVEVAVVVGGGNIFRGLAGSAEGMDRAQADYIGMLATVMNALALQDAFERHGIFSRVQSAITMQEVSEPYIRRRAVRHLEKGRVVILAAGTGNPYFTTDTTAALRACELNVDCLMKATKVDGVYDSDPSKNPDAKRFDRISYMDVLSKGLNVMDSTATSLCMDNHMPMIVFDLTVEGNISRALKGENVGTTVE; encoded by the coding sequence ATGGCTGAGGATAGGGCGAAGGCGGAGGAGAACGTCGAGGAGCTTGAGAAGTGGGCGCGCGTGCGCGAGCGCGGGTATGCGTACCCGCGCGTGCTGCTGAAGCTCTCGGGCGAGGCGCTGGCGGGCGACGTGGGGTACGGCATCGACCCGAAGGTGGTCGACGCGCTGGCCGACGAGATTGCCGACATCGTCGAGGACGAGGTGGAGGTGGCCGTGGTCGTGGGCGGCGGCAACATCTTCCGCGGCCTGGCGGGAAGCGCCGAGGGCATGGACCGCGCCCAGGCCGACTACATCGGCATGCTGGCCACCGTCATGAACGCGCTGGCCCTGCAGGACGCCTTCGAGCGCCACGGGATCTTCTCCCGGGTGCAGAGCGCCATCACCATGCAGGAGGTTTCCGAGCCCTACATCCGCCGCCGCGCCGTGCGCCACCTGGAGAAGGGCCGCGTGGTCATCCTGGCCGCCGGCACGGGCAACCCCTACTTCACCACCGACACCACGGCCGCCCTGCGCGCCTGCGAGCTCAACGTGGACTGCCTCATGAAGGCCACGAAGGTGGACGGCGTCTACGACAGCGACCCGTCCAAAAACCCGGACGCCAAGCGCTTCGACCGCATCAGCTACATGGACGTGCTGTCGAAGGGCCTCAACGTCATGGACTCCACGGCCACCTCGCTGTGCATGGACAACCACATGCCCATGATCGTGTTCGATCTGACGGTCGAGGGCAACATTTCGCGCGCTTTGAAGGGCGAAAACGTTGGAACCACGGTAGAATAG
- the ispG gene encoding flavodoxin-dependent (E)-4-hydroxy-3-methylbut-2-enyl-diphosphate synthase yields MPGTAKPNEGTRRVMVGGVPLGGGAPVVVQSMLNAPAGDVAANLAQIEALAAAGCEVVRMAIPHKTDLDAFEAVCAASPLPVVADIHFSADIAVEAARRGAAKLRINPGNIGGLAKSDAVLDAAGEAGIPIRIGVNAGSLDAELAARTDLTLAQKLARSAADYVRYCEGRGFRDLVVSAKAHDVMATVATYRQLARELPTCPLHIGVTEAGTLFQGVIKSACGLGILLEEGIGDTLRISLTDDPVQEVRACWTLLAALDLRRRAPELVSCPTCGRCQVDLIGLAQQVEERIANLGKPLKVAVMGCVVNGPGEAADADIGVACGAGMGVVFSKGDVVRKVEEKAIVDALMEEIGKL; encoded by the coding sequence ATGCCCGGCACAGCGAAGCCGAACGAGGGGACCCGGCGGGTCATGGTGGGCGGCGTGCCGCTCGGCGGCGGCGCGCCCGTCGTCGTGCAGTCCATGCTGAACGCCCCGGCCGGCGACGTGGCGGCGAACCTCGCGCAGATCGAGGCGCTGGCGGCGGCCGGCTGCGAGGTCGTGCGCATGGCCATCCCGCACAAGACCGACCTCGACGCGTTCGAGGCCGTGTGCGCCGCCTCGCCGCTGCCCGTGGTGGCCGACATCCACTTCTCGGCCGATATCGCGGTTGAGGCCGCGCGCCGCGGCGCGGCGAAGCTGCGCATCAACCCCGGCAACATCGGGGGCCTCGCCAAGTCGGACGCCGTGCTCGACGCGGCGGGGGAGGCCGGCATCCCTATCCGCATCGGGGTCAACGCCGGCTCGCTCGACGCCGAGCTGGCCGCGCGTACTGACCTCACGCTCGCGCAGAAGCTCGCGCGCTCGGCCGCCGACTACGTGCGCTACTGCGAGGGCCGCGGCTTCCGCGATTTGGTGGTCAGCGCGAAGGCCCACGACGTCATGGCCACGGTGGCCACGTACCGCCAGCTCGCCCGCGAGCTGCCAACGTGCCCGCTGCACATCGGCGTGACGGAGGCCGGCACCCTGTTCCAGGGCGTCATCAAAAGCGCCTGTGGCCTGGGTATCTTGCTGGAAGAGGGCATCGGCGACACGCTGCGCATCTCGCTCACCGACGACCCCGTGCAGGAGGTCCGTGCCTGCTGGACGCTGCTCGCGGCGCTCGATTTGCGCCGCCGCGCGCCGGAGCTCGTGAGCTGCCCCACGTGCGGGCGCTGCCAGGTGGACCTCATCGGGCTGGCGCAGCAGGTGGAGGAGCGCATCGCGAACCTGGGCAAGCCGCTCAAGGTGGCCGTCATGGGCTGCGTGGTGAACGGCCCGGGCGAGGCTGCCGACGCCGACATCGGCGTGGCGTGCGGAGCAGGGATGGGCGTGGTGTTTTCCAAGGGAGACGTCGTCCGCAAGGTGGAGGAGAAGGCCATCGTGGACGCTTTGATGGAGGAGATAGGAAAGCTATGA
- the frr gene encoding ribosome recycling factor, with protein sequence MVDDIMLQAEERMERALASLSEAFGSVRTGRANALLLDRIKVDYYGVPTPVNQMAGIKTPDAHMLVIEPWDKGVLGAIEHAIMESDLGVTPSNDGSCIRLPFPSLTEERRRELVKQCKGYAEEARVAVRKARQDANAALDRCVKDDNLPEDDERRAQAEVQKLTDKYVAQVDEAFKKKEAEVMEI encoded by the coding sequence ATGGTTGATGATATTATGTTGCAGGCCGAGGAGCGCATGGAGCGTGCGCTCGCGTCGCTGAGCGAGGCGTTCGGCTCCGTGCGCACGGGGCGGGCGAACGCCCTGCTGCTCGACCGCATCAAGGTGGACTACTACGGCGTGCCCACGCCGGTGAACCAGATGGCCGGCATCAAGACGCCCGACGCGCATATGCTGGTCATCGAGCCGTGGGACAAAGGCGTGCTGGGCGCCATCGAGCATGCCATCATGGAGAGCGACCTGGGCGTCACGCCGTCGAACGACGGCTCGTGCATCCGCCTGCCGTTCCCCTCGCTCACCGAGGAACGCCGCCGCGAGCTGGTGAAGCAGTGCAAGGGCTATGCCGAGGAGGCCCGCGTCGCGGTGCGCAAGGCGCGCCAGGACGCCAACGCCGCCCTCGATCGCTGCGTGAAAGACGACAACCTCCCCGAGGACGACGAGCGCCGCGCCCAGGCCGAGGTGCAGAAGCTCACCGACAAGTACGTGGCCCAGGTGGACGAGGCCTTCAAGAAGAAGGAAGCCGAAGTGATGGAAATCTAG
- the dxr gene encoding 1-deoxy-D-xylulose-5-phosphate reductoisomerase has protein sequence MKRIVVLGSTGSIGTQTLDVARRHADKLEVVALAAGTRAEELLAQAREFGVRHLAVGDGRLAGEPVADELAAQARGGALPAADAPSSLAEAVARRSAGGEGSLGFGAQAVADLVRLPEADIVVNALVGAAGLRASYETLRAGKVLALANKESLVVGGDLIMPLAAQVDAQRRAAGAAPAVGPAGALMPIDSEHGAIYQCLLGEDAREVARLWVTASGGPFRGRTRDELAHITPAQALAHPTWNMGAKISIDSSTLMNKGLEVIEAHHLFAMPYDRISVVVQPQSAIHSMVEYSDGSVKAHLGTTDMRIPIQFALSYPERWDAPVAPLDFTKLGSLEFAAPDTDTFRCLALARAAGERGGTLPCAMNAANEVAVAAFLAEEGTYLGIAACVEAVMDAHDVQPVESLEQLEAVDAWARARAREWIAAQ, from the coding sequence ATGAAACGCATCGTCGTACTGGGGTCGACCGGCTCCATCGGCACGCAGACGCTCGACGTGGCGCGCCGCCATGCCGACAAGCTGGAGGTGGTGGCGCTCGCCGCGGGCACGCGCGCGGAGGAGCTGCTGGCGCAGGCACGGGAGTTCGGCGTGCGCCACCTGGCCGTGGGAGACGGACGCCTGGCAGGCGAGCCGGTGGCCGACGAGCTGGCCGCGCAGGCGCGCGGCGGCGCGCTGCCGGCGGCGGATGCGCCGTCGTCGCTTGCCGAGGCCGTGGCGCGCCGCAGCGCGGGCGGCGAGGGCTCGCTCGGGTTCGGTGCGCAGGCCGTGGCCGACCTCGTGCGGCTGCCGGAGGCCGACATCGTGGTGAACGCGCTCGTGGGCGCGGCCGGGTTGCGTGCCAGCTACGAGACGCTGCGCGCCGGCAAGGTGCTCGCGCTGGCCAACAAGGAGTCGCTTGTGGTGGGCGGCGACCTCATCATGCCGCTGGCCGCGCAGGTGGACGCGCAGCGCCGCGCAGCCGGCGCGGCGCCCGCCGTCGGGCCCGCCGGAGCGCTCATGCCCATCGACTCGGAGCACGGCGCTATCTACCAATGCCTCTTGGGCGAGGACGCGCGCGAGGTCGCCCGCCTGTGGGTGACGGCATCGGGCGGCCCGTTCCGCGGCCGCACGCGCGACGAGCTTGCGCACATCACGCCCGCCCAAGCGCTCGCGCACCCCACGTGGAACATGGGTGCGAAGATATCCATCGACTCATCCACGCTCATGAACAAGGGGCTCGAGGTCATCGAGGCGCATCACCTGTTCGCCATGCCCTACGACCGCATCAGCGTGGTGGTGCAGCCGCAGAGCGCCATCCATTCCATGGTGGAGTACTCCGACGGCAGCGTGAAGGCGCACCTCGGCACCACCGACATGCGCATCCCCATCCAGTTCGCGCTGTCGTATCCCGAGCGCTGGGACGCGCCGGTCGCGCCGCTCGACTTCACGAAGCTGGGCTCGCTCGAGTTCGCTGCGCCCGACACCGACACGTTCCGCTGCCTGGCGCTCGCGCGCGCGGCCGGCGAGCGCGGCGGCACGCTGCCCTGCGCCATGAACGCCGCGAACGAGGTGGCCGTGGCGGCGTTCTTGGCCGAGGAGGGCACGTACTTGGGGATAGCCGCCTGCGTGGAGGCCGTCATGGACGCCCACGACGTGCAGCCCGTGGAGAGCCTGGAGCAGCTGGAGGCCGTGGACGCCTGGGCCCGCGCAAGGGCCCGGGAGTGGATCGCGGCGCAGTAA
- a CDS encoding HAD family hydrolase, giving the protein MSSFPDVRGVLFDLDGTLLDTQRLILVSFRHAVETVLGKSMPDELLMAKVGQPLTVQMWDFTDDQEVHDELLAVYRDYNARVHDDLIRIFPGVPELLADLRETGLPFGVVTSKRHEAAVRGLATFGLDGAFDLLIGSDDCAAHKPDPGPVLQGCRQLGLRPEECAYVGDSPFDLQAGRGAGCPTAAVLWGMFPEEVLLAEKPEVACRNVEELRGCLL; this is encoded by the coding sequence ATGAGCTCCTTCCCGGACGTACGCGGGGTGCTGTTCGACCTGGACGGCACCCTGCTCGATACCCAACGCCTGATTTTGGTTTCGTTCCGCCATGCCGTGGAGACGGTGCTGGGGAAGAGCATGCCCGACGAGCTGCTCATGGCCAAGGTGGGCCAGCCGCTCACAGTGCAGATGTGGGACTTCACGGACGACCAGGAGGTGCACGACGAGCTGCTCGCCGTCTACCGCGACTACAACGCCCGCGTGCACGACGACCTCATCCGCATCTTCCCCGGCGTGCCCGAGCTGCTGGCTGACCTGCGGGAGACGGGGCTGCCCTTCGGCGTGGTGACCTCGAAGCGCCACGAGGCTGCCGTGCGCGGCCTGGCCACGTTCGGCTTGGACGGCGCGTTCGACCTGCTCATAGGCTCCGACGACTGCGCTGCCCACAAGCCCGATCCCGGCCCGGTCCTCCAGGGCTGCCGCCAGCTGGGCCTGCGCCCCGAGGAGTGCGCGTACGTGGGCGACAGTCCCTTCGACCTCCAGGCTGGGCGCGGCGCCGGCTGCCCCACCGCCGCGGTCCTGTGGGGCATGTTCCCCGAAGAGGTGCTGCTGGCGGAAAAGCCGGAGGTCGCATGCCGCAACGT
- a CDS encoding site-2 protease family protein — translation MDIVLMIVYATILLGFLVFIHEGGHYLAARAFGVRVTEFMLGLPGPSIGFTRGGTRFGVTAVPLGGYAKVCGMEAGEMSPHLQQVLAALYRRGTANMEDIARDCGISDDEAYDALEELVEWGSIKGPTKKDQYNTYRTVETRPTRKQLKAAAAGEAAPVSYALGEARPVDDAHALYQSEYRQQYRALPFWKRSVILVAGVFVNLLFAMLLFVLMYSVIGFEAQSPNTGVFYHAVLTPLQSVQAGFAYIGQVVALVASLFNPATAAVTMSNTTSIIGIAVMSKDAVDMGLMGILSFTAMISVSLGIMNLLPIPPLDGGRFVVEVFQKVSRRVVSTRALNYISAAGMLLFLGFFLIMANQDIQRFVFGNW, via the coding sequence ATGGATATAGTTCTTATGATCGTATACGCCACGATCCTGCTCGGGTTCCTCGTGTTCATCCACGAGGGCGGGCACTATCTGGCTGCGCGCGCGTTCGGCGTGCGAGTGACTGAGTTCATGCTGGGCCTGCCGGGACCGAGCATCGGCTTCACGCGGGGTGGCACGCGGTTCGGCGTGACGGCCGTGCCGCTCGGCGGGTACGCGAAGGTGTGCGGCATGGAGGCGGGCGAGATGAGCCCGCATCTCCAGCAGGTGCTCGCCGCGCTCTACCGCCGCGGCACCGCCAACATGGAGGATATCGCGCGCGACTGCGGCATCTCCGACGACGAGGCGTACGACGCGCTCGAGGAGCTGGTGGAATGGGGCAGCATCAAGGGCCCCACGAAGAAGGACCAGTACAACACGTACCGCACCGTCGAAACGAGGCCTACGAGGAAACAGCTCAAGGCCGCGGCGGCAGGGGAGGCGGCCCCGGTGTCCTATGCGCTCGGAGAGGCGCGCCCGGTGGACGACGCGCACGCGCTGTATCAGAGCGAGTACCGCCAGCAGTACCGCGCGCTGCCGTTCTGGAAGCGCTCCGTCATCCTCGTGGCCGGCGTGTTCGTGAACCTGCTGTTCGCCATGTTGCTTTTCGTGCTCATGTACTCGGTGATCGGCTTCGAGGCCCAGAGCCCGAACACCGGCGTGTTCTACCATGCAGTGCTCACGCCGCTGCAGTCCGTGCAGGCCGGCTTCGCCTATATCGGCCAGGTGGTGGCGCTGGTGGCCAGCCTGTTCAACCCGGCGACGGCCGCGGTCACCATGTCGAACACCACCTCCATCATCGGCATCGCCGTGATGTCGAAGGACGCGGTGGACATGGGCCTCATGGGCATCTTGAGCTTCACGGCCATGATCTCGGTGTCGCTCGGCATCATGAACCTGCTGCCCATCCCGCCGCTCGATGGCGGGCGCTTCGTGGTGGAGGTGTTCCAGAAGGTGTCGCGGCGCGTGGTCTCAACGCGGGCGCTCAACTACATCTCCGCGGCCGGCATGCTGCTGTTCCTGGGATTCTTCCTGATCATGGCGAACCAGGACATCCAGCGGTTCGTGTTCGGGAATTGGTGA
- a CDS encoding S1C family serine protease: MTDTHGNTPGGPVPPTSGDEHAQHAAQTGQQPYYQQSYQQPYQAQHTPGQVTVEKKSHGLRTFLLAFAGAALACVIGLGGFGIWQAATGADKGGGSDSGSSTQLGSQNSGSINATDAESDQTLAEAVAQKALPSVAAIDVYANQSNMGGMYGFGGGSNSGSGSTLTQASLGSGVVLTDDGYIITNYHVIAGGDAYKVTIEGETYDAEVVGSDPSSDIAVIKAKDASGLKAIEIGNSDDLIIGEWVMTIGSPFGLEQSVATGIVSATSRSQIMDSSTDQYGQSSGETTIYPNMIQTDAAINPGNSGGALVDADGKLIGINTLITSYSGNYSGVGFAIPVNYAVNLAQQIIDGKTPTHAQLGVSLSTVNAQNAQRYGLSVDEGAYVAAVSAGSGAAEAGLQEGDIITKFDGQKVESASDLMLDVRSKNPGDKVKLEVNRNGETKEVEVTLGSDESSQSASTQQNSAQESLLERLLGGGSGSSENAA; encoded by the coding sequence ATGACCGATACGCACGGCAACACCCCCGGCGGCCCCGTCCCGCCGACTTCGGGCGACGAGCATGCCCAGCATGCCGCCCAAACGGGGCAGCAGCCTTACTACCAGCAGTCCTACCAGCAACCGTACCAGGCGCAGCACACGCCCGGCCAGGTGACGGTGGAGAAGAAGTCGCACGGCCTGCGCACGTTCCTGCTCGCGTTCGCGGGCGCGGCGCTCGCCTGCGTCATCGGGCTGGGCGGCTTCGGCATCTGGCAGGCCGCTACCGGCGCCGACAAGGGCGGCGGCTCCGACTCCGGCTCGTCCACGCAGCTGGGCTCGCAGAACTCCGGCAGCATCAACGCCACCGATGCCGAGTCCGACCAGACGCTGGCCGAGGCCGTGGCGCAGAAGGCGCTGCCCTCCGTGGCCGCCATCGACGTGTACGCGAACCAATCCAACATGGGCGGCATGTACGGCTTCGGCGGCGGCTCCAACTCCGGCTCCGGCAGCACGCTCACGCAGGCCTCGCTCGGCAGCGGCGTCGTGCTCACCGACGACGGCTACATCATCACGAACTACCACGTCATCGCAGGCGGCGACGCCTACAAGGTCACCATCGAGGGCGAGACCTACGACGCCGAGGTCGTGGGCAGCGATCCCAGCTCCGACATCGCGGTCATCAAGGCCAAGGACGCCAGCGGCCTCAAGGCCATCGAGATCGGCAACTCCGACGACCTCATCATCGGCGAGTGGGTCATGACCATCGGCAGCCCGTTCGGCCTTGAGCAGTCCGTCGCCACCGGCATCGTGTCGGCCACGAGCCGTTCGCAGATCATGGATTCCAGCACCGACCAGTACGGCCAGAGCTCCGGCGAGACCACCATCTACCCGAACATGATCCAGACCGACGCGGCCATCAACCCCGGCAACTCCGGCGGCGCGCTCGTGGACGCCGACGGCAAGCTCATCGGCATCAACACGCTGATCACGTCCTACTCGGGCAACTACTCCGGCGTCGGCTTCGCCATCCCGGTGAACTACGCGGTGAACCTCGCGCAACAGATCATCGACGGCAAGACCCCGACCCACGCGCAGCTCGGCGTGTCCCTGTCCACGGTGAACGCCCAGAACGCCCAGCGCTACGGCCTGTCGGTCGACGAGGGCGCCTACGTGGCCGCCGTCAGCGCGGGCTCCGGCGCCGCCGAGGCCGGCCTGCAGGAGGGCGACATCATCACGAAGTTCGACGGCCAGAAGGTGGAGTCCGCAAGCGACCTCATGCTGGACGTCCGCTCCAAGAACCCTGGCGACAAGGTGAAGCTGGAGGTCAATCGCAACGGCGAGACGAAGGAGGTCGAGGTCACGCTCGGCTCCGACGAGAGCTCGCAAAGCGCCTCCACCCAGCAGAACAGCGCGCAGGAATCCCTGCTCGAGCGCCTGCTCGGCGGCGGCAGCGGGTCCAGCGAGAACGCGGCGTAA
- a CDS encoding isoprenyl transferase → MNKPLDYIFPNPPADLDPTRLDPAAVPEHVAVIMDGNGRWAKERGKNRLFGHKAGIEAVRETIRCASDVGVRYLTIYSFSSENWKRPQDEVIGLMNLFATTMLAEVDGLHEEHVRVMTIGRTDELPKKTRDAFAKAWEKTKDNDGMTLVVAVNYGGRVEMLDAMRSLMDEAHAAARAGRAPEELTEESFARHLYTADIPDPDLLIRTSGEMRVSNFLLWQIAYSEFVCTDVLWPDFDRYELLRALLEFQGRDRRFGAVK, encoded by the coding sequence TTGAACAAACCGCTCGACTACATATTCCCGAACCCTCCCGCCGACCTCGATCCGACGCGGCTCGACCCTGCGGCGGTGCCCGAGCACGTGGCCGTCATCATGGATGGCAACGGCCGCTGGGCCAAGGAGCGCGGCAAGAACCGCCTGTTCGGCCACAAGGCCGGCATCGAGGCGGTGCGCGAGACCATCCGCTGCGCGTCGGACGTGGGCGTGCGCTACCTCACCATCTACTCGTTCTCGTCCGAGAACTGGAAGCGGCCGCAGGACGAGGTCATCGGCCTCATGAACCTGTTCGCCACCACGATGCTTGCCGAGGTGGACGGCCTGCACGAGGAGCACGTGCGCGTGATGACCATCGGGCGCACCGACGAGCTGCCGAAGAAGACGCGCGACGCGTTCGCGAAGGCGTGGGAGAAGACGAAGGACAACGACGGCATGACGCTCGTGGTGGCCGTGAACTACGGCGGCCGCGTGGAGATGCTGGACGCCATGCGATCGCTCATGGACGAGGCCCATGCCGCGGCGCGCGCCGGCCGCGCGCCCGAGGAGCTCACCGAGGAGTCGTTCGCCCGGCACTTGTACACGGCGGACATCCCCGACCCCGACCTGCTCATCCGCACGAGCGGCGAGATGCGCGTGTCGAACTTCCTGCTGTGGCAGATCGCCTATTCCGAGTTCGTGTGCACCGACGTGCTGTGGCCCGACTTCGACCGCTACGAGCTCCTGCGGGCGCTCTTGGAGTTCCAGGGGCGCGACCGCCGGTTCGGGGCGGTGAAGTAG
- a CDS encoding phosphatidate cytidylyltransferase, whose product MEPRRADEAVPEEDDRTRKERLKDFAQDKTPKKLKNPTNFQVRFRTGFVYIVVSVVCVLASEWTTLALLVAMAGITAGEFYYMLRQDAKLPNEMLGIIAAMLYPVSVFFLGLDGALYVSLALLLALIVWYVFWMRARVPDVGVSFFGAAYCGMLLSGIIVVREALPAPWGGVLVLGILLSVWANDSFAYLVGSKFGKHKLAPRTSPKKSWEGFFAGLAGSAVFWCLMTLVPGVTMSIPQAILFGLASGLMGVLGDLAESRIKRNSGFKDSGTIMPGHGGLLDRCDSLFLVAVTSAILLVAGGCIPY is encoded by the coding sequence ATGGAGCCGCGGCGGGCCGACGAGGCGGTTCCGGAAGAGGACGACCGCACGCGCAAGGAGCGGCTCAAGGACTTCGCACAGGACAAGACGCCGAAGAAGCTGAAGAACCCCACGAACTTCCAGGTGCGTTTCCGCACCGGGTTCGTCTACATCGTCGTGTCCGTGGTGTGCGTGCTGGCCAGCGAGTGGACCACGCTCGCGCTGCTCGTGGCCATGGCCGGCATCACGGCCGGGGAGTTCTACTACATGCTGCGCCAGGACGCGAAGCTGCCGAACGAGATGCTGGGCATCATCGCCGCCATGCTGTATCCCGTGAGCGTGTTCTTCCTCGGGTTGGACGGGGCGCTGTACGTGAGCCTGGCGCTGCTCTTGGCGCTTATCGTGTGGTACGTGTTCTGGATGCGGGCGCGCGTGCCCGACGTGGGCGTGAGCTTCTTCGGCGCCGCGTACTGCGGCATGCTGCTATCGGGCATCATCGTGGTGCGCGAGGCGCTGCCGGCGCCATGGGGCGGCGTGCTGGTGCTGGGCATCCTCTTGAGCGTATGGGCCAACGACTCGTTCGCCTACTTGGTGGGAAGCAAGTTCGGCAAGCACAAGCTGGCCCCGCGCACCTCCCCGAAGAAGAGCTGGGAGGGCTTCTTCGCCGGGCTCGCGGGCTCCGCGGTTTTCTGGTGCCTGATGACGCTCGTGCCCGGTGTGACCATGTCCATCCCGCAGGCCATCCTGTTCGGCTTGGCGAGCGGTCTCATGGGCGTGCTCGGCGATCTGGCCGAGAGCCGCATCAAGCGCAACTCCGGCTTCAAGGACTCCGGCACCATCATGCCGGGGCACGGCGGCCTGCTCGACCGTTGCGACTCGCTGTTCCTGGTGGCCGTGACTTCGGCCATCTTGCTGGTGGCGGGAGGCTGCATACCGTATTAG
- a CDS encoding proline--tRNA ligase, translating to MTNANIMRMSELYVPTLKEDPTDAEIASHKLLLRAGMIRKTASGVYTFLPLGKRVLAKVERIVREEMDAIGSQEIMMPALQPGELWHESGRWNDYGPELMRLVDRHDREFCLGPTHEELITALVRNELRSYKELPLTLYQIQVKFRDEIRPRFGLLRSREFIMKDAYSFHASQESLQKTYDDMSAAYGRICERMDMDYRPVEADSGQIGGSVTCEFMALAEAGEAELVHCACGWAANAEAGDCLARPTVYDVPAMEKVATPGVHTIAELAAFLDIPESSTVKALSGKNDAGDLVVLFIPGDHELNELKAERVAGGFTLLTDEDMEAFGLHKGSMGPVGLPEGARVIAARSLQAVPKWVVGANEDGCHYVGAQLGVDFKVDEWADLCIVQPGDSCPKCGLPLEGARGIEVSQVFQLGDKYSKAMGATFMAEDGSEQPFLMGCYGVGVSRTMAAIVEQHNDENGIAWPFSVAPAHVCVLPLTVGDDEVQPAAEKLAGDLAKLGLEVVIDDRKERAGVKFADADLVGWPLQVVVGKRGLAEGKVEIKHRKTGARRDISLMALTDAVAFAQRNTKVWGSEVDLFGGLFA from the coding sequence ATGACGAACGCGAATATCATGCGCATGAGCGAGCTGTACGTGCCCACGCTCAAAGAGGATCCGACCGATGCGGAGATCGCCAGCCACAAGCTGCTTCTGCGCGCCGGCATGATCCGCAAGACGGCCTCGGGCGTGTACACGTTCCTGCCGCTCGGCAAGCGGGTGCTGGCGAAGGTGGAGCGCATCGTGCGCGAGGAGATGGACGCCATCGGCTCCCAGGAGATCATGATGCCGGCGCTGCAGCCCGGCGAGCTCTGGCACGAGAGCGGCCGTTGGAACGACTACGGCCCCGAGCTCATGCGCCTGGTGGACCGCCACGACCGCGAGTTCTGCCTCGGGCCCACCCACGAGGAGCTTATCACGGCCCTCGTGCGCAACGAGCTGCGCTCCTACAAGGAGCTGCCGCTCACGCTGTACCAGATCCAGGTGAAGTTCCGCGACGAGATCCGCCCGCGCTTCGGCCTTCTGCGCAGCCGCGAGTTCATCATGAAGGACGCTTACAGCTTCCACGCGAGCCAGGAGTCGCTGCAGAAGACCTACGACGACATGAGCGCCGCCTACGGGCGCATCTGCGAGCGCATGGACATGGACTACCGTCCCGTGGAGGCGGATTCCGGCCAGATCGGCGGCAGCGTGACCTGCGAGTTCATGGCGCTCGCCGAGGCAGGCGAGGCCGAGCTCGTGCACTGCGCGTGCGGCTGGGCGGCCAACGCCGAGGCGGGCGACTGCCTGGCGCGCCCGACCGTCTACGACGTGCCGGCCATGGAGAAGGTGGCCACGCCGGGCGTGCACACCATCGCCGAGCTGGCGGCGTTCCTGGACATCCCCGAGTCCTCCACCGTGAAGGCGCTGTCGGGCAAGAACGACGCAGGCGACCTGGTGGTGCTGTTCATCCCCGGCGACCACGAGCTGAACGAGCTGAAGGCCGAGCGCGTGGCCGGCGGCTTCACGCTGCTCACCGACGAGGACATGGAGGCCTTCGGCCTGCACAAGGGCTCCATGGGCCCGGTCGGCCTGCCCGAGGGCGCGCGCGTCATCGCGGCGCGCAGTCTGCAGGCCGTGCCGAAGTGGGTCGTGGGCGCGAACGAGGACGGCTGCCACTACGTGGGCGCCCAGCTGGGCGTGGACTTCAAGGTGGACGAGTGGGCCGACCTCTGCATCGTGCAGCCCGGAGACAGCTGCCCGAAGTGCGGCCTGCCGCTGGAGGGCGCGCGCGGCATCGAGGTGTCGCAGGTGTTCCAGCTGGGCGACAAGTACTCGAAGGCCATGGGCGCCACGTTCATGGCGGAAGACGGTTCCGAGCAGCCGTTCCTCATGGGCTGCTACGGCGTGGGCGTGTCGCGCACCATGGCGGCCATCGTGGAGCAGCACAACGACGAGAACGGCATCGCGTGGCCCTTCTCGGTGGCGCCGGCGCACGTGTGCGTGCTGCCGCTCACCGTGGGCGACGACGAGGTGCAGCCAGCGGCCGAGAAGCTGGCCGGCGACCTGGCGAAGCTCGGCCTGGAAGTGGTCATCGACGACCGCAAGGAGCGTGCCGGCGTGAAGTTCGCCGACGCCGACCTCGTGGGCTGGCCGCTGCAGGTCGTGGTGGGCAAGCGCGGCCTCGCCGAGGGCAAGGTGGAGATCAAGCACCGCAAGACGGGCGCGCGCCGCGACATCTCGCTCATGGCGCTCACCGACGCGGTGGCGTTCGCGCAGCGCAACACGAAGGTGTGGGGCTCCGAGGTCGACCTGTTCGGCGGATTGTTCGCCTGA